Genomic window (Spirosoma sp. KCTC 42546):
AGTATCAAGCGCGGCTTGTTCAACACCATGCTAGGCAACCGGATTCAGGAACTAACCCAACGTGCCGACCCACCATTTTTGGGTGGTTACAGCAATTACAGCGATTTTCTGGGTAATCTGGACGCGTTTACATCCATTGCCGTAGCCAAAGAAGGAAACGTAGAAAAGGCCATTCGGGCGGTGTTAGACGAGAACGCCCGCGTTAAACAGTTCGGGTTCACGCCTACCGAATTGGCTCGTGCCAAACAGGAGTTCATGACCAATGTAGAACAGGCCTATAGTGAACGAAACAAGACCCGCTCGGTCAATTTCGTGAATGAATACGTTCAGAATTTCACGGATAAAGAGCCGTACACCAGCATTGAGTTTTATTATGATTTCCTGAAAAAAGAGCAGGACGGCATTAAACTGGCCGAAGTAAATGCGCTGGTCGATCAGTTCATCCACAATGATAACCGGGCGGTAATTGTCATGGCTCCCGAAAAGGACAAAGCTAAACTCCCGACCGAAGCGCAGATTCTGAGCTATGTGGACGATGCCGGAAAAGGCTTAACGGCCTACGAGGACAAAACTATCGATAGCCCGCTGCTGGCTACTCAACCAACTGGTTCACCTGTTGTCAGTGAAAAGAAAGTTGCTGATATCGGCGTAACAGAATGGACGCTCAAAAATGGCGTCCGAGTGATATTGAAACCCACGGACTTCAAGAACGACCAGATTCTGTTTTCGGCCAGTAGTTTTGGGGGCACGTCGCTCTATGACCTGAAGGATTTCCAGTCGGCGCGGTTTTCGTCTACGCTCACGGCTATGGGTGGTACGGGCGCTTACAACCAGATTCAACTGGGGAAATTCCTGTCGGGAAAGCAAGTGAGCGTATTTCCGTATGTGGGCGAATTGACCGAGGGTATTAATGGCAGTGCAGCGCCAAAAGATCTGGAAACAGCCCTGCAACTGCTGTATAGCTACTTTACCCAACCGCGTAAAGATGCCGATGTGGTAAAGGGCTTCCTCTCGAATCAGCGGAGTGCGTTGCAAAATCGGATCAATACACCTACACCACAGGGCGTATTTCAGGACACAGTTTCTGTAACGCTTGGTAATAACAATCCCCGTCGGCAACCGCTTAAACCTGATGATTTAGACAAAATCGACCTCGATCGCGCGCTGCAAATCTACCAGGAGCGATTTGCCAATGCGGGCGATTTCACGTTCTATTTTGTTGGTAATTTTAAAGAAGATCAACTGAAACCGTTGGTGGAGAAATATCTGGGCGGTTTACCTGCCACGGATAAACCCGAGAAATTCAAGGATTTAGGCATTCGTGCCCCGAAAGGAGAAGTCAGCAAAACCGTTTACAAAGGCCTTGATCCAAAAGCATCGGTACAGTTAGTCTACACGGGCGATATAAACTGGTCGCCAGAAACAGCTACTCAGTTGGATGCTCTGGCCGAGGTGCTTGAAATTAAGCTGATTGAAAAGCTGCGGGAAGAAGAAAGTGGTGTTTACGGTGTTGGTGCCAATGCGGCTTATGCTAAATACCCGGTGCCACGGTACACTTTCCGCATCAATTTCGGTTGTGCGCCTGAGAACGTCGAAAAACTCATTGCTAAAACGCAGGAGTTGATCAATGATCTAAAACAAAAGGGAGCACTACCCGCCGATATTGCCAAATTCAAAGCCGAAACCCGCCGGGAAACGGAGCTTCAACTGAAAGACAACCAATTCTGGCTCGGTTATCTCCAGAACCAATATTATAACGGCGATGCGCCCGACGAAGTCCTGCACGAAGCCGAGCAGTTGAACAAAGTAACCGTTGAAAGCACGAAGGCTGCTGCAAATCAATATTTTGGTTCGAATTATATTCGGCTCGTACTGATGCCGGAGAAGAAACAGTAAATGCGAACTTCAGTGGCTGGCAAGTAATGAACCAGCCACTGAGTATGTTTGTATATTTACCTAAAAACGCATAAGATATGGAAAGTACACTGCTTAAAACTTCAGGTCAAGATGCTGTAATTGGCATCCCGATGTCAAAGCAGCAGTTCCTAAACTGGAACCCTGATGATGGCTTTCTATATGAATTTGAGAATGGATTAGCCATACCCACCGATGGAATGAAGAAAGCAGAGCGCTATTTAGTAGTAAATATTCAGGATAAATTTGCTCAATTGAAGGCGTATCACGAAGGAGGACGGCTACTTGCTGAAACAGACTGTTGGTTGACGGACAATCAAATGCGTCGTCCTGACCTTGCTTTTTTTTCAAAAGAAGCGATTCGAGTAGTTGATGATAGTTCCGAGCCAATTCCTCCTTTCGTAATAGAAATTATTTCGCCTAGCGATACAGTTCAACATGTTGAGCAAAAAATAATCGAGTACTTCGAGGCTGGTGTGCAGGTGATCTGGCATATTCACCCAGAACTCCGGATGGTAAGGGTATTTACCTCACTCCGTCGGAATATTACGTGTTTCGAAAACGATGCCTTTGATGCAAGTCCAGCTATACCAGACTTGGAACTGACTGTTGAAGAGTTATTCACTCTATAAGCGTAACTCAAACGACTTTTAATGAGAAACGGGCGTATCGGCTGAAATCGGTACGCTCGTTTTTTTGATGGCAGCCATACCACCCTCCACATTGACAACATTATCGAAGCCCCGCGCTTTTAGGATTGAGTTGGCCACCATAGAACGGTAACCGCCTGCGCAATGGACATACACTGGTTCGTTACGGCTAATCTCGGCCATATGATCGTTGAGGTTATCTAAGGCCAGATTTTCGGCACCTGTAACGTGCTCACTGGCAAACTCACCTGGCTTCCGCACATCAACTACAATCATGTCAGGGTTTTGCTGCCATCGATTGGCGAACTCATCAGCCGAAATCGACTCAACCGTATCGACTTCCTTGCCTGATTCTTTCCAGGTCTCAAAACCACCTTCCAGAAAACCAATGCAATGATCATAACCAACACGGGCCAGTCGCAGAACGGTTTCACTTTCCTGACCTACTGGCGTAACCAATGCAATAGGCTGTACCAAATCTGGAATCAACGCTCCAACCCAGGGAGCAAACTGGCCATTCAGACCAATGTTGATGGAGTTCGGGATAAACCCTTTGGCAAAGTCAACGGCATCTCGTACATCTAAAATGAGTGCGCCTGTTTCATTAACCGCAGCCTCGAATGCATCGGGCGAAAGCGCCTGGCTACCTCGTTGCATCACGCGGTCAATAGATTCGTAGCCTTCTTTGTTGAGTCGGGCGTTTTTGGCAAAATAAGCGGGAGCGGTTGTTAATCCATCAAGGACTTTCTCAATAAACTCTTCCTTCGATTTCGCCCGTAGCGCGTAGTTAAAGCGTTTTTGGTTGCCGAGCGTATCGGTTGTTTCCTTACTCATGTTCTTGCCGCAAGCAGAACCAGCGCCATGAGCTGGGTAAACAATCACATCGTCGGCAAGGGGCATAATTTTGGTCTGAAGGCTAGTATAAAGCATACCTGCCAGGTCGCGTTCTGTCAGATCGCCTTTAATAGCTAAATCTGGGCGGCCAACATCGCCAATGAACAGCGTATCGCCCGTAAAAATAGCGCACTCTTTTCCTGTTTCGTCGATGAGCAAATAGGTTGTGGATTCCTGGGTGTGGCCGGGTGTGTGCAGCACTTTTATCATTACGTCACCCAGAGCAAACGTTTCACCATCTTTCGCATGATAAGCCTCGTAGCTCGTGTTCGCATTAGGGCCATACACGATGGTAGCCCCCGTTTTTTTTGCTAAGTCGATATGCCCCGATACGAAATCGGCATGAAAATGGGTCTCGAAAACATACTTGATTTGGGCACCTGCTTTCTCTGCTTTTCGGATATAGGGAGCCGTTTCGCGGAGTGGGTCAATGATGGCTACTTCGCCATTGCTTTCAATATAATACGCTCCCTGGGCCAGGCAGCCCGTATATAGTTGTTCGATGACCATGAATTACTGTGTCAAGTTTCAGATTCCAAATGAGTAGCCAGTGCCATTGATACGCCTGACCCTGGAACAGTAAGTGTGAACCAGTTTTACAAAATTTCCCGACCAATCATGTACAGGGCAATTGCCAATACAAACCAGCCGAATCCCTTTTTTAGTTTGTCGGGTGCTACGTAGCGGGCTAAATACATGCCCACAAAAATGCCGACGATAGATAAACCCGTGAAGGGTAGCAGAAAATTCCAGTTTAAATCGGTATGATGAATATCACCTAAAAAGCCGACGAACGAATTGACCGCAATAATGAGTACCGAAGTGGCCACGGCCCGATGAATGGGTAATCCGGCCATTAATACCAGCATCGGTACAATCAAAAAACCGCCCCCCGCGCCAATGGTGCCCGTTAACAAACCGACTGCTAGCCCATCTAATGCCAGGCTACCATACCGAGGACGCCCATCGGCGGCTTCGCCCTGCTCCGGCCGATCATTGCGAATCATGGCGCGGGCAGCAATAATCATAACGATGGCAAAGAAATACAGAATAGCATCGCTCTTCGGCAGCACAAATGTTTGGAACTGAAACAGTGGATCAGGCAAGGCGGGCACTAAATACCGCCGACTTAAATAAACCGACACAAAGGAGGGAAGCGCAAACGCTACTGTCACTGGAAGATCGACCCGCTTGTGCCAGACATGATGAATCGAACCAATCAGGGATGTTGAGCCCACCACAAACAGGGAATAAGTAGTCGCCAGAACGGTGGGAATATGAAAAACATAGACAAAAATAGGTACTGTCAGGATGGAGCCTCCGCCCCCGGCCAGGCCAATCACTAAGCCTACCAGTAGGGCCGAAGCGTATCCAAATAATTCCTGTCCACTCATTACAGGGCAAAACTACACTTGTTTAGTCTATAGACTAATGCAAATGCCCGCTAATGTTTCTGCATTAGCGGGCATTTGAGGTAAATACTAACAAGCTGAACGATCTATTGATGATCTTCAGGATTGTTCAGGTGGCTATGTTTACGGCTATAGGTGAAATAAACAATCAGACCGATGACACACCAAACCACAAATGATATTTTGGTATCCGTACGCAGATTGTACATCAGATACAGGTTCGCACAAATACCCAGCGTAGCGATCAATGGTAGCACGGGTGTTCTGTAAGGCCGTTCCAGGTTAGGCTCCCGAACACGCAATAACCAAACAGCTCCGCAAATCATGGCAAAAGCCAGCAGTGTTCCCGAACTGGTTAGCTCCGACACTTTATCGATTGGCGTTAAGGCAGCTACCACCGAAACAATAAGCCCTACCAGAATGGTACTTTTCCAGGGGGTCTTAAACTTAGGGTGAATAGAGGCAAACAGACTCGGAGGAATCAGACCATCTTTCGCCATACCCAGGAAAACCCGTGTTTGACCAAGCATCATCACCAGCATGACCGACGTTAGTCCGCCCAAAGCTGCAATCGTGATAATATATACGGCCCAGGTTAACCCTTTATCGGCGAATGCCTGCGCTACAGGAGCTTTCAGATCGAGGCTTTTAAACGGTACCATACCTGTTAGCACAAGTGATACCAGAATGTACAGCACGGTGCAAATAATCAGCGAGGCAATAATCGCGAAAGGAACATCTTTCTTGGGGTTGATCGCTTCGCCAGCCTGGGTAGACACGGCGTCGAATCCAATGTAGGCGAAAAACACGATACTGGCTGCCGTTACGATACCATTGAAGCCGTAGTGTTGTTGTCCACCGTTGTCAATAACGGGTTCTGGAAGAAATGGATGCCAGTTGGCTGTATCTACGTAAAAAGCACCGACGACAATCACGAAAATAACCACGGCTACTTTCACAATTACGATGATGTTATTCGTACTGGCTGCTTCTTTAATACCTCGAACCAGAATGTAGGTCACGACGAGTACGATCAGAAAAGCGGGCAGATTGAACGCGAATGTGAAGTCTGGAACCGCCACGCCAGCCGCCCGAAGTGCGGCTGCTTTTTCCTGAGCCGTAACCGGATCATTCATTAACCAGATAGGCGGCTCAATATGAAAGAGGTGAAGTAATTTCTCGAAATACCCCGACCAGCTCACCGCTACAGTTGTGGCTCCCATCATGTATTCCAGAATCAGGTTCCAGCCAATGAGCCAGGCAAAAATTTCACCAACGGTTCCGTAGGAGTAGGCATAAGCTGAGCCTTCTACGGGTAAGATCGACGCAAACTCGGCATAGCAAAGGGCGGCAAATGTACAGGCTACACCAGCCAGCACAAATGATAACGCCAAAGCAGGACCAGCCCAGTCATGAGCAGCAATACCGGTCAGTACAAAAATCCCGCCCCCAATTACGGCACCTATGCCCAGGGAGGTCAATCCCCAGCGCGTTAATACACGTTTGAGTTCACTTTTTTTCATGTCGGCTTCATAAGCCGCAAGGGGCTTCTTACGCCAGACACTGGTATCAACAGGTTTAAATTTGGTTTCCATGTAGGGAAATAGAGTTTGGTGATTGTGTCGTTTGGAGAAATATTCTTAGGTTAAACGTCGGGAAAGATACGAAATAAAATGAGTGAATGAGTGAATGAGTGATTGAGCGAATTATTTCCCGCTACATTTTATTCACTCAATCGCTCATTCACTCAATCACTCATTCACCCGTTAGCTTACGATTGTGAAGGCCGAATCAATGGCTTCTTCTCTTTCTTTTCCTTCTTGGCGGTAAACTCTTCTGGCGTAGCAGGAGCTGCCGTGGTGAAGTCAGCAGGAATGGCATCGAAGCCCGTTTTCTTTTCGCTGATAGTTGGCACAATGACTTCTTTTTCCTGATCGCGGCTTAACGAATCAACCACAATCGGGGTGGCTACGAACAGCGACGAATAGGTACCAACGATTACACCAATCAACATCGCGAACGAGAAACCACGAATGGTTTCACCACCGAAAATGAATAACACTAGTAAGACCAGAATCGTTGAGAAACCAGTTACCGCTGTGCGGCTCAATGTGCTGTTCAAGGCGTTGTTAATGATCGTGGCAATTGTTTCTTTCTTGCCTTTATTTTCGGCCAGATACTCACGTACCCGGTCAAAAACTACAACCGTATCGTTCATGGAATACCCCATAATCGTCAGCAAGGCACCCACAAAGGCCTGGTCAACGTCCAGCGAGAAAGGAAGGAACCCGTTGAAGATCGAGAAAATAGCCAGAATGATCAGTACATCGTGGAACATGGCCACAACCGCACCATAACCAAAGGCCAGTTTCTTGAACCGGATAAGAATGTACACAAACACGACCGCTACGGCTAGCAGAATAGACCATAATGCCGAGGTCAGTAAGTCATATGCAATGGTAGGCCCAACTTTTTGTGAACTCTCAATTTTCGCTGGATTTCCCTGAATGCTGCTCAGACCCTTATAAACTGTTGCTTCAGCTTTCTTATCAGCTCCCTGCGAATTATCGTCAACCAGATAAGGCGTCGTTACTTTAACCTGATTGGCACCAATACCCGTACCACCATAGGTTTTTACTTCTGGCGATCCACCTAACACCGGCTCTAAAGCATTCCGAACGTCGTCGGTACTTACTGTTTTTTCGAAACGAATTACGTACGAGCGACCACCTTTAAAGTCAACACCTAAGCCGAAGCCGCGGAAAATAGCGGAGATAATCCCTAAGCCAATGATTACCGACGAAACGGTGTAGTACAGTTTCCGACGTGATACAAAATCAAAATCAGAATCGGCAAACAGATTCTTAGCCCAGGATGAGGTAAAGCTTAACGTCTTGCCATTTCGGATGTAATATTCCAGCAACAGGCGGGTAATGAAGATAGCCGCGAACAGCGAGGTCAGAATACCAATGATCAGGGTTGTGGCAAAACCAAGAATCAGACCCGTACCAAAAATAAACAGAACGATACCCGTCAGGAAGGTCGTTACGTTTGAGTCGATAATCGACGACATCGCGTTTTTGAACCCGTCGGTAACGGCTACTTTAAAGCTCTTACCCAGCTCCAGTTCTTCCTTGATCCGTTCAAAAATAAGTACGTTCGCATCAACGGCCATACCAATCGAAAGTACGATACCGGCAATACCTGGCATCGTTAATACCGCTCCCAGAGAGGCCATAACGCCCATCAGGAAGAACAGGTTGACAATCAGAGCAATGTCGGCAATAAGGCCTGCACGATTGTAGTAGAATACCACAAAGCCCAGTACTAATAAAATACCGATGATTGAGGAGAGAACCCCCGCGCTAACGGCTTCTGAACCCAATGTGGCACCTACAACGCTTTCTTCAACGATGTTGGTTGGCGCGGGCAGTTTACCGGCTTTCAGCACGTTGGCCATGTCTTTGGTTT
Coding sequences:
- a CDS encoding Uma2 family endonuclease encodes the protein MESTLLKTSGQDAVIGIPMSKQQFLNWNPDDGFLYEFENGLAIPTDGMKKAERYLVVNIQDKFAQLKAYHEGGRLLAETDCWLTDNQMRRPDLAFFSKEAIRVVDDSSEPIPPFVIEIISPSDTVQHVEQKIIEYFEAGVQVIWHIHPELRMVRVFTSLRRNITCFENDAFDASPAIPDLELTVEELFTL
- a CDS encoding rhodanese-like domain-containing protein, producing MVIEQLYTGCLAQGAYYIESNGEVAIIDPLRETAPYIRKAEKAGAQIKYVFETHFHADFVSGHIDLAKKTGATIVYGPNANTSYEAYHAKDGETFALGDVMIKVLHTPGHTQESTTYLLIDETGKECAIFTGDTLFIGDVGRPDLAIKGDLTERDLAGMLYTSLQTKIMPLADDVIVYPAHGAGSACGKNMSKETTDTLGNQKRFNYALRAKSKEEFIEKVLDGLTTAPAYFAKNARLNKEGYESIDRVMQRGSQALSPDAFEAAVNETGALILDVRDAVDFAKGFIPNSINIGLNGQFAPWVGALIPDLVQPIALVTPVGQESETVLRLARVGYDHCIGFLEGGFETWKESGKEVDTVESISADEFANRWQQNPDMIVVDVRKPGEFASEHVTGAENLALDNLNDHMAEISRNEPVYVHCAGGYRSMVANSILKARGFDNVVNVEGGMAAIKKTSVPISADTPVSH
- a CDS encoding sulfite exporter TauE/SafE family protein; amino-acid sequence: MSGQELFGYASALLVGLVIGLAGGGGSILTVPIFVYVFHIPTVLATTYSLFVVGSTSLIGSIHHVWHKRVDLPVTVAFALPSFVSVYLSRRYLVPALPDPLFQFQTFVLPKSDAILYFFAIVMIIAARAMIRNDRPEQGEAADGRPRYGSLALDGLAVGLLTGTIGAGGGFLIVPMLVLMAGLPIHRAVATSVLIIAVNSFVGFLGDIHHTDLNWNFLLPFTGLSIVGIFVGMYLARYVAPDKLKKGFGWFVLAIALYMIGREIL
- a CDS encoding APC family permease, with product METKFKPVDTSVWRKKPLAAYEADMKKSELKRVLTRWGLTSLGIGAVIGGGIFVLTGIAAHDWAGPALALSFVLAGVACTFAALCYAEFASILPVEGSAYAYSYGTVGEIFAWLIGWNLILEYMMGATTVAVSWSGYFEKLLHLFHIEPPIWLMNDPVTAQEKAAALRAAGVAVPDFTFAFNLPAFLIVLVVTYILVRGIKEAASTNNIIVIVKVAVVIFVIVVGAFYVDTANWHPFLPEPVIDNGGQQHYGFNGIVTAASIVFFAYIGFDAVSTQAGEAINPKKDVPFAIIASLIICTVLYILVSLVLTGMVPFKSLDLKAPVAQAFADKGLTWAVYIITIAALGGLTSVMLVMMLGQTRVFLGMAKDGLIPPSLFASIHPKFKTPWKSTILVGLIVSVVAALTPIDKVSELTSSGTLLAFAMICGAVWLLRVREPNLERPYRTPVLPLIATLGICANLYLMYNLRTDTKISFVVWCVIGLIVYFTYSRKHSHLNNPEDHQ
- the secDF gene encoding protein translocase subunit SecDF, with product MQNKTGILILTGVIAAICIYFLSFTFVSRNIKSDAEAYATNKQGVVDRNKKQHYLDSLWKEPVYLGSTLQEVTERELGLGLDLQGGMHVVLEVSPSDILRSLSGNNRDPKFNQALKQALEDQKTSNTSFVDLFASAFKKLAPDTKLASVFATSANRSKINFQSSDTEVRKLLNDEVNGATTRAFQIIQARVDKFGVANPNIQRLPGSGRIQIELPGVDNPERIRRLLTGAAKLEFTEVYRLNELAPAIEGIGAYLLAQEAARKAAVKTTAPTTGSAAKGASSLETQLAQGSKKDSTAKNDTAAAAAQGTALTQLFLPVGQDQLGVYLKDTARANAVLNAPEVKGLFPADAFFAWDRKTFKATDGKEILPLYFLKKSGGRAPLEGDVITDAANDYDDRGRPEVTMNMNPEGARKWKNLTAANVGRPVAILLDNLVYTAPNVQNEIPNGRSSISGNFTVEETKDMANVLKAGKLPAPTNIVEESVVGATLGSEAVSAGVLSSIIGILLVLGFVVFYYNRAGLIADIALIVNLFFLMGVMASLGAVLTMPGIAGIVLSIGMAVDANVLIFERIKEELELGKSFKVAVTDGFKNAMSSIIDSNVTTFLTGIVLFIFGTGLILGFATTLIIGILTSLFAAIFITRLLLEYYIRNGKTLSFTSSWAKNLFADSDFDFVSRRKLYYTVSSVIIGLGIISAIFRGFGLGVDFKGGRSYVIRFEKTVSTDDVRNALEPVLGGSPEVKTYGGTGIGANQVKVTTPYLVDDNSQGADKKAEATVYKGLSSIQGNPAKIESSQKVGPTIAYDLLTSALWSILLAVAVVFVYILIRFKKLAFGYGAVVAMFHDVLIILAIFSIFNGFLPFSLDVDQAFVGALLTIMGYSMNDTVVVFDRVREYLAENKGKKETIATIINNALNSTLSRTAVTGFSTILVLLVLFIFGGETIRGFSFAMLIGVIVGTYSSLFVATPIVVDSLSRDQEKEVIVPTISEKKTGFDAIPADFTTAAPATPEEFTAKKEKKEKKPLIRPSQS